The sequence AAGCCTCTTCGGCGGCCCGCTTGATCTCGATTTTATTGGATCGAGGATGGACAAGAAAGCAGACCTTGTTCTGGCTCTCCTTGAGCCCGGTCATCTTCTCGGTCAACAGCGGACGGATAAGAATCTGGTGCGGGTCCCGGGTCATGACCAAACCTCCTGGAGCCGGGACAGCGCATCCTGCGGAATCACCAAATGCTTTGCGCAGACCAGATCGTAGACATTCAATCCTTGAACCGGCAACAATTTCACCGACGGAATATTCCGGACCGCTCGGGCCAGTTTCTCATCGGTGTTTGACGACACAATAACGGTCCGGCCGCTGGCCTCGAGCTTTTTCAGTACCAAGGCCATCTGTTTGGTTTTGGCCTCGCTCAATTCCAGCCGCTCGACCACGAGAATAGCCCCGTCCTTCAGCTTGGCCGTCAGGATTCCCCGCAAGGCCGCACGATATTTTTTTCTGGGAAAGGCATATCCGTAATCCCGCGGCGTCGGACCGAAGGTCGTCCCTCCACCCCGCCAGATCGGGGAACGACTGGAACCCGCCCGGGCCCGTCCCGTTCCCTTTTGGCGCCAAGGCTTTTTTCCACCGCCGCTGACCAGCCCCCGCGTCTTCGTTGCGGCCGTGCCCTGACGCATGGCGGCCCGTTGCATCACCACCGCCTCATGAATCAGCGGCCTGTTGACCTCGGCTCCGAAGAGTTGATCGCTCAGGTCAACCGTGCCGATCTTTTCCTTGTTCAAATTCACCACATCGACGGTCGGCATGTTTTTCGTCATCCTGTTGGCTACTTGCGATTCGTCCTTCGGATCAGGACGAGGGCCCCCCGATAACCGGGAATCGCCCCTTTCACAAAAAGCAGGTTTTCGTCTTTTCGCACTTCAACCACTTCGAGTCCCTGGACCGTCACTTGTTCGGCTCCCATATGCGCCGGGAGCCTTTTGTTTTTTCGAACGCGGGAAGGCCAGGAACTGCTGCCGATCGAACCGGGCTGCCGGTGAAACATCGATCCGTGCGTTTCGGGTCCCCCGGCAAAATGGTGGAGTTTAACGACGCCGGCGAATCCCTTGCCCTTTGAAATGCCGGTCACGTCGACAATCTCGCCTTTTTGGAATTGATCCGCACCGACCACCGCGCCGATTTCAAGCGCCTTAAGATCTCCCTTGAATTCACGCAGATGTTTGGCGAACGGAACATTCGCTTTCTTAAAATGGCCGCGCTCCGCTTTCGTCAATTTCTTTTCGGCGATTTCCTGAAACGAAAGCTGGACCGCTTCATATCCATCGCGTTCCTTCGTCTTCTTTTGCACGACGCGGCACGGCCCGGCCACGATCACGGTCACCGGCACCATCTTGCCGTTCTCGATGTAAACCTGGCTCATTCCCAATTTCTGCCCTATCAATCCCTGAACCGTCATGGTCATTTCCCAATCGTAAGAAGGATCGCCCGCGCCTACGTCTTGATCTCGACATCGACACCGGCGGACAAGTTCAACTTCATCAAGGCGTCCATGGTATCCTGAGTCGGCTCCAGGATGTCGATCAACCGCTTGTGCGTCCGTATTTCAAACTGCTCACGCGATTTTTTATCGACGTGAGGCGACCGCAGCACCGTAAATTTGTTGATCACCGTCGGCAACGGAATCGGCCCGGAAATCTTGGCACCGGTCCGCTTCACCGTTTCCACGATTTCAATGACGGATTGGTCCAAGACGCGGTAATCGTACCCTTTGAGTCGTATTCGAATTCGCTGATCCACCATGGACTAATCCTTTTTAC is a genomic window of Nitrospiria bacterium containing:
- the rplD gene encoding 50S ribosomal protein L4; this encodes MPTVDVVNLNKEKIGTVDLSDQLFGAEVNRPLIHEAVVMQRAAMRQGTAATKTRGLVSGGGKKPWRQKGTGRARAGSSRSPIWRGGGTTFGPTPRDYGYAFPRKKYRAALRGILTAKLKDGAILVVERLELSEAKTKQMALVLKKLEASGRTVIVSSNTDEKLARAVRNIPSVKLLPVQGLNVYDLVCAKHLVIPQDALSRLQEVWS
- the rplC gene encoding 50S ribosomal protein L3 is translated as MTVQGLIGQKLGMSQVYIENGKMVPVTVIVAGPCRVVQKKTKERDGYEAVQLSFQEIAEKKLTKAERGHFKKANVPFAKHLREFKGDLKALEIGAVVGADQFQKGEIVDVTGISKGKGFAGVVKLHHFAGGPETHGSMFHRQPGSIGSSSWPSRVRKNKRLPAHMGAEQVTVQGLEVVEVRKDENLLFVKGAIPGYRGALVLIRRTNRK
- the rpsJ gene encoding 30S ribosomal protein S10; the protein is MVDQRIRIRLKGYDYRVLDQSVIEIVETVKRTGAKISGPIPLPTVINKFTVLRSPHVDKKSREQFEIRTHKRLIDILEPTQDTMDALMKLNLSAGVDVEIKT